One genomic window of Methanosarcina acetivorans C2A includes the following:
- a CDS encoding diphthine--ammonia ligase — MKLAALISGGKDSVFAIHKALEEGHEVTHLINIIPARDDSYMYHSINLHMVELISAASEIPLIQQESSGIKELELDDLTLALKRVNVDGVSVGAIESQYQASRVQKICDSLGLKVYAPLWHRDPEELLNEMAKVLDIRIVRVAAEGLDSSWLGRPINVNSIENLKALNRRYMVHMAGEGGEYETVVLDAPFFKKRIEIVKSEIEWEGDTGTLKILDARLVDKT; from the coding sequence ATGAAACTCGCAGCACTGATTTCTGGCGGCAAGGACTCGGTCTTTGCCATCCACAAAGCCCTTGAAGAAGGGCACGAGGTCACCCACCTCATCAATATTATTCCTGCAAGGGACGACTCCTACATGTACCACTCAATCAACCTCCATATGGTCGAACTGATCTCTGCCGCCAGTGAAATCCCGCTGATCCAGCAGGAGTCCAGCGGAATCAAGGAACTCGAGCTGGACGACCTTACTCTTGCTCTAAAGAGGGTAAATGTGGATGGGGTGTCTGTAGGCGCTATTGAATCACAGTACCAGGCGAGCCGGGTGCAGAAGATCTGCGATTCCCTCGGGCTTAAAGTCTATGCCCCTCTCTGGCACAGGGATCCTGAAGAACTCCTGAACGAGATGGCAAAAGTTCTCGATATAAGGATTGTCCGGGTTGCAGCCGAGGGCCTTGACAGCTCCTGGCTTGGTCGCCCTATTAATGTGAATTCAATTGAAAACCTCAAAGCCCTGAACCGAAGGTACATGGTCCACATGGCAGGAGAAGGAGGCGAATACGAAACAGTAGTTCTTGATGCTCCTTTTTTCAAAAAGCGCATAGAAATTGTGAAAAGTGAGATCGAGTGGGAAGGCGATACAGGCACTTTAAAGATCCTGGATGCAAGACTGGTCGATAAAACCTGA
- a CDS encoding DUF555 domain-containing protein: protein MKNFHVVLEAAWLVRDVKTADDAIGVAISEAGKRLNPKLDFVEVDVGSTSCPACGEPFSSVFIAANTALVGLIFEMKVFDAESAEHAERIAKSVIGKSLRDIPLTVVEVTEFERSGEKGDQQQKGKAKK, encoded by the coding sequence ATGAAGAACTTTCATGTGGTACTTGAAGCAGCTTGGTTGGTTAGAGATGTAAAAACGGCTGATGATGCAATAGGGGTTGCGATTTCTGAGGCTGGAAAGCGCCTGAACCCCAAACTGGATTTTGTAGAGGTTGATGTGGGATCTACGTCCTGCCCGGCATGCGGTGAACCTTTTAGCAGTGTTTTCATAGCGGCAAATACCGCGCTTGTAGGGCTTATTTTTGAAATGAAGGTTTTTGACGCCGAATCTGCGGAACATGCGGAAAGGATCGCAAAATCCGTCATAGGCAAGTCTCTCCGCGATATCCCGTTGACAGTTGTCGAGGTTACGGAATTCGAAAGGTCAGGCGAGAAAGGCGACCAGCAGCAGAAAGGAAAGGCGAAAAAATAA
- a CDS encoding carbohydrate kinase family protein: MDRIISVVGHTALDYIIDVENIAGKNESSPVIDYEEYPGGGAANIAVAIAKLGGKSQLMSPVGMDFSSSGYEQLLKDAHVDLSRLYSIEALKLSKAFIFTDREDNQTTYFYWGASSKFKELEPEPVDFAHLATADCIYNAKIAQIAGFVSFDPGQDLVTYSQEKLETILAHTDILFANRHEIKRVSEMTGKSFSELRAMIEVIVITYDAEGSRIYTGNEEWKIPVVSVKAVDPTGAGDAYRAGFLLAYTREYSLPTCGKIGSTVASFAVQSRGCQTSLPTWEEMKSRYEASFGKLEVES; encoded by the coding sequence ATGGACAGAATTATTTCCGTAGTGGGGCATACTGCCCTTGATTACATCATCGATGTTGAAAATATAGCAGGAAAAAACGAGTCTTCCCCTGTAATTGACTATGAAGAATATCCTGGCGGAGGGGCTGCAAATATTGCAGTTGCCATTGCAAAGCTAGGAGGAAAAAGCCAGCTGATGTCTCCTGTCGGAATGGATTTTTCGAGTTCGGGATATGAGCAACTTCTTAAGGACGCACACGTTGACCTCTCCCGCCTTTACAGCATTGAAGCCCTGAAACTTTCCAAGGCTTTCATTTTCACGGACAGGGAAGACAACCAGACCACCTATTTTTACTGGGGAGCGTCCTCAAAGTTCAAAGAGCTTGAGCCTGAACCCGTAGATTTTGCACACCTGGCAACAGCAGACTGCATCTACAATGCAAAGATCGCGCAAATTGCCGGTTTTGTCTCGTTTGATCCGGGACAGGATCTGGTGACTTACTCACAAGAAAAACTCGAGACAATCCTTGCCCACACGGATATCCTCTTTGCAAACCGGCACGAAATTAAGCGGGTTTCGGAGATGACCGGGAAAAGCTTCTCCGAACTCAGGGCTATGATTGAGGTCATTGTTATAACATATGATGCAGAAGGCAGCAGAATTTACACCGGCAATGAAGAATGGAAAATTCCTGTAGTTTCTGTAAAGGCCGTAGACCCTACCGGAGCAGGAGATGCTTACAGGGCAGGTTTTCTGCTCGCCTACACCCGGGAGTATTCCCTTCCCACATGCGGAAAAATAGGATCAACTGTAGCGTCCTTTGCGGTACAGTCCCGGGGCTGCCAGACCAGCCTTCCAACCTGGGAAGAGATGAAATCCCGCTATGAAGCCAGCTTCGGAAAACTGGAAGTAGAGAGCTGA
- a CDS encoding DUF357 domain-containing protein — MPADLNEKVNRYEDMLKRALQKAKYAPIPNSHMRAVAEDYYTMAEAYYKDGIYFLENGDPVNALTSFSYGHAWLDAGAKLGVFAVDDETLFTI, encoded by the coding sequence ATGCCTGCCGATTTGAATGAAAAGGTCAACCGATACGAGGATATGTTGAAAAGGGCTCTTCAGAAAGCAAAGTATGCTCCGATCCCTAACTCCCATATGCGTGCAGTAGCAGAGGACTACTACACAATGGCAGAAGCCTACTATAAGGACGGAATCTACTTTCTTGAGAATGGGGACCCTGTGAATGCCCTGACTTCTTTCAGTTATGGGCACGCCTGGCTTGATGCCGGAGCAAAACTCGGGGTTTTTGCTGTGGACGATGAGACTCTTTTTACGATATGA
- a CDS encoding glutaredoxin family protein, producing MAKVTLIHATWCTACPATRRFWKDLKTEYDFEYEEIDVENPEGQALIEKHGIVGVPTTLIDGEPAFTGLPKKADAIARITRR from the coding sequence ATGGCAAAGGTTACGCTAATTCACGCTACCTGGTGCACGGCATGTCCGGCAACACGCAGGTTCTGGAAAGACCTTAAAACGGAATACGATTTTGAGTACGAGGAAATTGACGTCGAAAACCCCGAAGGCCAGGCTCTTATCGAGAAGCACGGCATAGTCGGCGTCCCTACAACTCTGATCGATGGAGAGCCTGCATTTACGGGTCTTCCTAAAAAAGCCGATGCTATAGCCCGCATTACCCGAAGGTAA
- the dph5 gene encoding diphthine synthase, whose amino-acid sequence MLTFIGLGLFDEYDISLKGLEAVREADLVYAEFYTSCLMGTNPEKMEKLYGKKVHLLSREDVEQQPDWLDKAKDKNVAFLTGGDTMVSTTHVDLRLRAEKLGIETHLIHGASIASAVSGLTGLQNYRFGKSASIPYPYESRRGAIIISETPYDTIKQNSELGLHTMIFLDIDKDKGYMTANHALELLLEVEKRRGEGIMERAVAVGIARAGSEKPVVKADYAESLKDFDFGNPLHILVVPGKLHFLEAEALVKLAAGPGKIMEETE is encoded by the coding sequence ATGCTCACATTTATAGGGCTGGGCCTTTTTGACGAATACGATATTTCCTTAAAAGGACTTGAGGCTGTCCGGGAAGCTGACCTTGTATACGCGGAATTTTATACTTCCTGCCTCATGGGAACAAACCCTGAAAAAATGGAAAAGCTCTATGGAAAGAAAGTCCATCTACTCTCAAGGGAAGACGTAGAACAACAGCCCGACTGGCTGGATAAAGCAAAAGACAAAAATGTCGCCTTCCTCACAGGCGGGGACACAATGGTCTCCACAACCCATGTTGACCTGCGCCTCAGGGCAGAAAAGCTCGGCATAGAAACCCACCTGATTCATGGGGCTTCCATCGCTTCGGCTGTCTCGGGGCTTACCGGGCTTCAGAACTACCGCTTCGGAAAATCCGCAAGTATCCCATATCCTTATGAAAGCCGTAGAGGAGCCATAATTATTTCGGAAACTCCTTATGACACCATAAAACAGAACTCCGAACTTGGCCTCCACACCATGATCTTTCTGGACATCGATAAAGATAAAGGGTATATGACCGCCAACCATGCGCTTGAACTCCTGCTCGAGGTTGAGAAGCGAAGAGGAGAAGGGATAATGGAGAGGGCTGTTGCTGTAGGAATCGCAAGAGCCGGCTCGGAAAAACCCGTGGTGAAAGCTGACTACGCAGAAAGCCTGAAGGACTTCGATTTTGGAAATCCTCTTCATATCCTCGTGGTTCCCGGAAAACTGCATTTCCTAGAAGCTGAAGCTCTTGTGAAACTTGCAGCCGGGCCTGGGAAAATCATGGAAGAGACGGAGTAA